The genomic stretch CCATCATCGTTACGGCGATATGGCGTTGTCCTATGCCTTGCATCATATTGAATCCAACAACTTGGCTCAAATCACTAATTATGGAGAATACCTGGAAAATTATCCACCTACCTATGAGGTGGAAATTGTTGAAGACAGTTCTTGGAGTTGTGTTCACGGGGTTGAACGTTGGAAAAGTAATTGTGGTTGCAATTCGGGTATGAACCCCGGATGGTCACAAGAATGGAGAACTCCGCTGCGCAAAGCCTTGAATTGGTTGCGCAACACCCTTTCCCCTCAATATGAGGCTAAAGCGGGTAATTTACTAAAAGACCCCTGGGTGGCAAGGGATGATTATATTTCTGTGGTACTTGACCGTTCGCCGGAAAATATAAATGAGTTTTTTAATAACCATGCTGCACGTGAGTTGAATCACGAAGAGCAGGTAACGGTATTGAAGATGTTGGAAATGCAAAGACATGCCATGTTGATGTACACCAGTTGTGGTTGGTTTTTTGACGATATATCAGGTATCGAAACAGTACAGGTTATTCAGTATGCTGGACGCGTTATCCAACTTGGTGAGCAGCTGTTTGGGGGTTCTCTGGAGTCTGGCTTCCTCAAAACACTGGAGCAGGCGAAAAGCAATATTCCTGAACATAGGAACGGTGTTCATATTTATAATAAATTTGTTAAACCGGCCATGGTAGACCTGCAAAAGGTCGGTGCTCATTATGCTATTAGTTCTTTATTTACCGGTTATAGTAAACGTTCTAAAATATACTGTTACCTGGTGGAGCAGGAGGATAAACGCTATTTTGAGGCCGGTAATACAAAACTGGCGGTGGGTAAAGTTAGGGTGACTTCCGAAATTACCCGCAACTGGAAGACTCTAAGCTACGGGGTGCTCTATTTCGGCTACCATAATGTGAACGGTGGTGTTCGGGAGTTCAGGGATGAACAAGCTTATCGTGAAATGGTGGAAGGTGTGGCCGAAGCTTTTGAACGGGGTGACCTCACTCAAGTAATGCGCCTTTTAGAACGACATTTTAAAGGAATGACTTATTCTGCAAGGCAACTTTTCGGAGACCAGCAGCAGACAATAATGGAAGTTATTTTGGATGCTACATTAGATCATGTCACAGCGGAATTTAAACAGATTTATGACCGCCATGCACCACTTATGCGTTTTCTTAAAGACTTGGATATTCAGCGGCCCAAAGCACTGCACACTGCAGCTGAATTTGTTCTTAATGATGGGCTGCGCCAGGCATTTAAAAATGAAGAACCTGATTTTGAACGCATCAAGTGTTATTTAAATGAGGTCCGCAGGTTAGATGTGGGCCTTGATGATACAGAGTTGGGGTATACCCTTAAGCACACAGTAGAGCAAATAGCTGAAAGGTTAAAAGAACGCCCCGGGGATCTCAATCTCTTACAAAACTTAGACCGAATTATGAGTTTAGTACGATCGTTACCTTTTGATGTGGACATGTGGAAGGTGCAAAATATATACTACCGTCTGTTACACGAGAAATTTCCTGAGGTAACTGATAAGGCCCGGCAGGGAAACGAAGAGGCCAGGACGTGGGTAGACTGTTTTTGCAGCCTGGGAGATAAACTGGAGATGCGGAGGGGAATCTAATATGAATCGCTTGCGGATTCCGGTTGCTACCTACAGGCTGCAGTTTAATAAAGAGTTCCCCTTTTCCAGGGCCGGGAAACTGGTGCCCTACCTTAATGCCTTAGGAATTACTGATGTCTACTCTTCTCCCCTTTTTCAGGCTCAGCGGGGAAGTACCCACGGGTATGATGTAACCGATCCCAAACGTCTAAATCTAGAACTCGGTGGCAAAGATGAATTTGATCACTTTGCCGCAACGCTAAAATACTTTGAAATGGGATTATTGATGGATATTGTCCCTAATCATATGGCGGCCAGTATTGAAAATCCATGGTGGCTGGATGTTCTTCGTAACGGTATAGAATCACCTTATGCCGGTTATTTTGACATTAACTGGGCCACCTCTCAACCGGGGTTAAAAAATAAGGTTTTGCTGCCTGTATTGGGCGCTCCTTACGGCGAAGTATTGGAAAAACAGGAGTTGTCCTTGATTTTTGATCAAAATGGTTTTTGGATTTCGTACTATGAAAAAAGCTGGCCGGTTAGCCCTAAATCGTATAGCCCGATCCTGGGCCGCCACATTAAGGCTTTGGATAAAGAAGGCCCGGGTGTGAGGCAGCTTTTCAATTTGATTGAAGAACAGGCTTTTGAAACCAGGTCTGCAGGTGCTTTAGAAGAGCTTTGGCAGTTGTATAACAGTAATACGCAAGTAAAAGCATACATGGATAATGTTATGCAGGAAATAAATGGAACTAAAGGAAATCCCTGTAGTTTTAATTCTATGCATCAGCTGATGGAGGGGCAGGCTTACCGGCTTGCTTACTGGCGGGTTGCTAACCAGCAAATAAACTATCGCAGGTTTTTTAACGTGAACGATAAGGTTTCAGTTCGTGTAGAAAGAGAATCAGTGTTTTCGGCTACCCATGCCTTGATAGTAAAGCTTGCTAAGGCAGGACTGGTAACAGGCCTGCGCATTGATCATATTGATGGCTTGTATGACCCGCATGAATACCTTAGGCGCCTTCAGGTATCTTTATCCTCAGAAGAGGGCTTTTACGTGGTGGTGGAAAAAATCTTAGGTAAAGATGAGGAATTACGGGCCGATTGGCCGGTATACGGTACTACCGGATACGATTTTATGAATACCGTGAACAGGCTTTTCGTGGACAGGCACGAATCGACCGCCCTGGACCGTATTTACGAGCGGGCCTGTGGTTTTGATCCTGACTTTGACGAAATTGTTTACGCTCAAAAGCGTTGGGTAATGGCACAGCTCTTTACCGTGGAGATTGAAAATCTAACCCGTGAACTGCAACTTATAGCGGAGCAGGAACGTCATGCCCGGGATTTTACATTTACCCAGTTGGAACACGGGCTACGGGAGATAATAGCCTGCTTCCCCGTTTACCGTACCTATACGCGCGGTTTGAAAGTCACGGAAAAGGCAAGAAAATCAATAGAGCAAGCCATAGAAGAGGCTGTACGGGAATATCCCGATATTGGCCCGACCTGTGATTGGCTGCGGCGTGTATTGCTGCTTGACTTCCCGGAATATCTGGCTCCGGAACAAAAAAAAGAGTGGTTGCGATTTGTAATGCGGTGGCAGCAGTTTACCGGTCCTATTATGGCCAAAGGATTTGAAGACACGGCGCTGTATGTTTATAACCAGCTTGTATCTCTTAATGAGGTGGGCGGTGATCCCAGGGACACAGGAATTTCCGTACCGGAGTTTCATCGCCGTAACCTGAAAAGACAGGAGCGCTGGCCTCATACACTTAACGCAACCTCAACCCACGATTCTAAGCGTAGCGAAGATGTGCGG from Bacillota bacterium encodes the following:
- the treY gene encoding malto-oligosyltrehalose synthase; the protein is MNRLRIPVATYRLQFNKEFPFSRAGKLVPYLNALGITDVYSSPLFQAQRGSTHGYDVTDPKRLNLELGGKDEFDHFAATLKYFEMGLLMDIVPNHMAASIENPWWLDVLRNGIESPYAGYFDINWATSQPGLKNKVLLPVLGAPYGEVLEKQELSLIFDQNGFWISYYEKSWPVSPKSYSPILGRHIKALDKEGPGVRQLFNLIEEQAFETRSAGALEELWQLYNSNTQVKAYMDNVMQEINGTKGNPCSFNSMHQLMEGQAYRLAYWRVANQQINYRRFFNVNDKVSVRVERESVFSATHALIVKLAKAGLVTGLRIDHIDGLYDPHEYLRRLQVSLSSEEGFYVVVEKILGKDEELRADWPVYGTTGYDFMNTVNRLFVDRHESTALDRIYERACGFDPDFDEIVYAQKRWVMAQLFTVEIENLTRELQLIAEQERHARDFTFTQLEHGLREIIACFPVYRTYTRGLKVTEKARKSIEQAIEEAVREYPDIGPTCDWLRRVLLLDFPEYLAPEQKKEWLRFVMRWQQFTGPIMAKGFEDTALYVYNQLVSLNEVGGDPRDTGISVPEFHRRNLKRQERWPHTLNATSTHDSKRSEDVRARINVLSEIPFIWSQHLKKWRRWNKTRKMVLNGQHVPGGNAELLIYQTLLGAWPLNKKELPEFKERLEDYLIKSAREANVYTSWLYTNNDYEDALIEFTKSILKTSEENLFLQDFLGFQRIIAFYGALGSLAQVLLKTMSPGVPDFYQGTELWNLSLVDPDNRRPVDFKARAVMLEELQRQEKGNIRELAGQLVDCWDDGRVKMFVTYKALHFRRDWPDLFSRGEYIPVKGNGTYSGYICAFARRFDNVWAMVVVPRLMARFMSVKQAQQGEINSLAIELPLGETWADNYLIVPEHAPARWRNIFTGDPLTTENNDALRGLSLSRVFQDLPVALLVGE
- a CDS encoding DUF3536 domain-containing protein; the protein is MDRYVCIHGHFYQPPRENPWLEDIEIQDSAYPYHDWNERITDECYAPNASSRILTGDGRIKEIVNNYSKISFNFGPTLLDWMEDNEPEVYQAIIEADSESHKFFSGHGSALAQCYNHMIMPLANARDKYTQIIWGLRDFEHRFGRKPEGMWLPETAVDLESLEIMAGQGVRFAMLTPYQAKRFRKIGEDSWHDVGPKGIDPSMPYKIHLPNAGRTMSLFFYDGPISQAVAFEKLLSNGERFARRLLDGFDHRRNGAQLVNISTDGETYGHHHRYGDMALSYALHHIESNNLAQITNYGEYLENYPPTYEVEIVEDSSWSCVHGVERWKSNCGCNSGMNPGWSQEWRTPLRKALNWLRNTLSPQYEAKAGNLLKDPWVARDDYISVVLDRSPENINEFFNNHAARELNHEEQVTVLKMLEMQRHAMLMYTSCGWFFDDISGIETVQVIQYAGRVIQLGEQLFGGSLESGFLKTLEQAKSNIPEHRNGVHIYNKFVKPAMVDLQKVGAHYAISSLFTGYSKRSKIYCYLVEQEDKRYFEAGNTKLAVGKVRVTSEITRNWKTLSYGVLYFGYHNVNGGVREFRDEQAYREMVEGVAEAFERGDLTQVMRLLERHFKGMTYSARQLFGDQQQTIMEVILDATLDHVTAEFKQIYDRHAPLMRFLKDLDIQRPKALHTAAEFVLNDGLRQAFKNEEPDFERIKCYLNEVRRLDVGLDDTELGYTLKHTVEQIAERLKERPGDLNLLQNLDRIMSLVRSLPFDVDMWKVQNIYYRLLHEKFPEVTDKARQGNEEARTWVDCFCSLGDKLEMRRGI